From a region of the Geminocystis sp. M7585_C2015_104 genome:
- a CDS encoding insulinase family protein, with protein MSLNVFSEQLPDSNPRVTVIPDNGLTIITEQVPVPAVTVNVWFKVGSAMETPQTSGMAHFLEHMIFKGSRLVRLGEFERILEAKGGSANAATSHEYTHYYFTATCEDFAEILPLQLDLVTHPSFPPEEFEREKKVIQEEIRRAANNPRRRLWEKTLQLCFPSLPYHRPILGEETVIANLTLPQMRAFHQLWYQPANTVIVAVGNLPADYMTETIIQSYHPHLPSPDSHLPHHNYFPHRTPEPPFTKVVEYRYKDPSLQQARIMMFWRVPGLQQFQQTLPLDVLAAIVGRGKLSRLVRDLRESRRLVTRITAANVTYQLQGLFYISAQLPQENIPMVTEAISNHIQSIQSHGVREEELNRVKHNVTSSFIFQKEKPSERTNLYGYYYSQLASLKGALEYEQYIKSLSPHHIQLAASQYLSPSSYGIVIAHP; from the coding sequence ATGAGTCTAAATGTCTTTTCTGAGCAATTGCCCGACTCTAATCCAAGAGTGACTGTTATACCGGACAATGGTCTAACTATCATAACAGAACAAGTACCAGTTCCCGCCGTCACCGTCAATGTATGGTTTAAAGTGGGCAGTGCCATGGAAACCCCCCAGACTAGCGGGATGGCACACTTTTTGGAACACATGATTTTCAAGGGGAGTAGACTGGTAAGGTTGGGAGAATTTGAACGTATTTTAGAGGCCAAAGGGGGCAGTGCTAACGCCGCTACCAGTCATGAGTACACCCACTACTATTTTACTGCCACCTGTGAAGATTTTGCCGAAATACTACCCCTCCAATTGGATTTAGTCACCCATCCTTCTTTTCCCCCCGAGGAATTTGAAAGAGAAAAAAAAGTAATACAAGAGGAAATTAGACGCGCTGCCAATAATCCCCGTCGTCGTCTTTGGGAAAAAACCCTCCAACTGTGTTTCCCATCCCTCCCCTACCATCGTCCCATTTTGGGGGAGGAAACTGTCATCGCCAATCTCACTCTGCCCCAAATGCGTGCCTTCCACCAACTGTGGTATCAACCAGCCAATACAGTCATCGTCGCTGTAGGCAACTTGCCAGCAGACTACATGACAGAAACCATCATCCAATCCTATCACCCCCACCTTCCATCCCCCGACTCCCACCTACCACACCATAACTATTTCCCTCACCGAACCCCTGAACCTCCGTTTACAAAAGTAGTTGAATATAGATACAAGGATCCCAGTCTCCAACAAGCCCGTATAATGATGTTCTGGCGGGTGCCGGGATTACAACAGTTCCAGCAAACTCTTCCCCTAGACGTTTTGGCAGCGATTGTTGGGCGTGGCAAACTCTCCCGTCTGGTAAGGGATTTGCGAGAAAGCCGCCGTCTTGTTACCCGTATCACCGCCGCTAATGTTACCTACCAACTCCAGGGGCTTTTTTATATCTCGGCACAACTTCCCCAAGAGAATATCCCCATGGTCACAGAGGCCATCTCCAACCACATCCAGTCTATCCAATCCCATGGGGTCCGAGAAGAGGAACTAAATCGCGTTAAACACAATGTCACTAGTAGTTTTATCTTCCAAAAAGAAAAACCAAGCGAACGTACTAACCTCTACGGCTACTACTACTCCCAATTAGCCTCCCTCAAGGGCGCCTTGGAGTACGAACAGTATATCAAATCCCTCTCTCCCCACCACATCCAACTGGCTGCTTCTCAATATCTTTCCCCCTCCTCCTACGGTATTGTCATTGCTCACCCCTAA
- a CDS encoding slipin family protein, giving the protein METSEQESLSREGARVYAAPHVEHVSLGGPIRAILLWIPTIFIFLVATGGSLSGENLGKRVGWLGGAAVVSFLWSQLVGGVRVAAEWEKGVILTLGRYSEVRGSGVFYVLPFIETVRFVDTRVQVINIPRQRAITKDNVPVVIDGALFFSVKKPELAVTKVQDYRFAISQYSQSALRDVVGSYSLDELLSEREKIQEQIAFIVGEKVRDWGLTVESIQLQDFDLPEELKKVMSRQASAEREKRATITKAEGDRLAAENLAKAAKLMAENPIALELRTLQTIDGLANSPSNTVILFPMELGNALKSIGQLAQTQSTPQRGEES; this is encoded by the coding sequence ATGGAAACTAGTGAACAAGAGAGTCTCAGCAGAGAGGGTGCTAGGGTTTATGCTGCGCCCCATGTGGAACATGTTTCCCTGGGTGGGCCCATAAGGGCGATTCTTTTGTGGATACCCACTATTTTTATATTCCTAGTGGCCACTGGCGGGAGTCTTAGTGGGGAAAACCTGGGGAAACGTGTAGGATGGTTGGGCGGGGCAGCAGTTGTCAGTTTTTTGTGGAGTCAGTTGGTGGGAGGCGTCAGGGTAGCGGCGGAGTGGGAAAAGGGAGTAATCCTCACCCTAGGTAGATATTCCGAGGTGAGGGGTTCGGGTGTGTTTTACGTTTTGCCCTTTATTGAAACAGTAAGATTTGTAGACACTAGGGTACAAGTAATTAATATCCCTCGTCAAAGGGCCATAACTAAAGACAACGTACCAGTAGTTATTGACGGGGCTCTATTTTTCAGTGTCAAAAAACCGGAATTGGCCGTTACCAAGGTGCAGGACTACCGCTTTGCCATCTCCCAGTACTCCCAGTCTGCCCTACGAGATGTAGTAGGCTCCTACTCATTGGACGAGTTGTTGTCAGAGAGGGAAAAAATCCAAGAACAAATAGCCTTTATTGTAGGGGAGAAGGTCAGAGATTGGGGGCTGACAGTGGAATCCATCCAACTACAGGACTTTGACTTGCCAGAAGAATTGAAGAAGGTAATGTCCAGGCAAGCCTCCGCAGAGAGAGAAAAACGAGCCACTATCACCAAAGCCGAAGGTGACCGTCTGGCGGCAGAAAACCTAGCCAAGGCAGCAAAACTGATGGCGGAAAACCCCATTGCCTTGGAGTTGAGGACGTTACAAACTATCGACGGCCTGGCCAATAGCCCCTCCAACACAGTCATCCTCTTCCCCATGGAGTTGGGCAATGCCCTCAAGTCCATAGGCCAACTGGCACAAACTCAGTCAACCCCACAACGGGGGGAAGAATCATAA
- a CDS encoding phosphotransacetylase family protein, giving the protein MTGNKRTLLVASTEAYTGKTATIIGIAKQLQQRGIKLAYGKPIGTCFQENDRLEDEQDLQFISQLLSLGGNSLKPPLLLLDEKTIISSLGKENQYRLQLQQYCDSLEGDLILLEGANNLFQGQLFNLSVPEMAHALPAQVLIVVRYNLNTNVDQILLAKQLLQDKLIGVLINSVPPEAVEIMEDKLKPFYHSRGIEVLACLPKNRLLQSVSVRELVRQLRARVLCCEHRLDLMVESLTVGAMNVNAALEYFRRGRNMAVITGSDRTDLQLAALESSTTCLILTGHVPPQPLILSRAEDLEVPILMVDCDTLTTVEIVNRAFGKVRLHEPVKVECMQQLIQEHFHIETLMEKLNL; this is encoded by the coding sequence ATGACAGGTAACAAGAGGACATTGCTGGTGGCATCCACAGAGGCTTATACGGGAAAGACGGCCACCATCATCGGTATTGCCAAACAACTACAACAAAGAGGGATAAAATTGGCCTATGGCAAACCCATTGGCACCTGTTTTCAGGAAAATGATAGGCTGGAGGATGAACAGGATTTGCAATTTATTTCCCAACTGTTGAGTCTGGGGGGTAATAGTCTTAAGCCCCCCTTATTGCTTTTAGATGAGAAAACCATTATTTCTTCCCTTGGCAAGGAGAATCAATACCGCCTGCAGTTGCAACAATACTGTGACTCCCTGGAGGGAGATTTGATTCTATTGGAAGGTGCCAACAACTTGTTTCAAGGACAATTATTTAATCTTTCTGTCCCGGAAATGGCACATGCCCTCCCCGCACAGGTACTAATAGTGGTTCGATACAACTTGAACACAAATGTAGATCAAATCCTGCTGGCAAAACAGCTTTTACAAGACAAACTCATTGGGGTATTGATTAATAGTGTGCCCCCAGAAGCCGTGGAGATTATGGAAGACAAGTTGAAACCCTTTTACCACAGTAGGGGGATAGAAGTTTTAGCCTGTCTCCCCAAAAATAGGCTACTGCAGAGTGTTAGTGTTAGGGAATTGGTGCGACAACTGAGGGCAAGGGTGTTATGCTGTGAACATCGTCTGGATTTGATGGTAGAATCCCTCACGGTGGGGGCGATGAATGTGAATGCCGCCTTGGAATACTTCCGCCGCGGGAGGAATATGGCCGTAATTACAGGAAGCGATCGCACTGACTTGCAATTAGCGGCCTTAGAGAGTTCTACCACCTGTTTGATTTTAACAGGACATGTGCCTCCCCAACCATTAATTCTTTCTAGGGCGGAGGATTTAGAGGTTCCCATTCTAATGGTGGACTGTGATACCCTAACCACTGTAGAAATAGTCAATCGGGCCTTTGGCAAGGTAAGACTCCATGAGCCAGTCAAGGTAGAATGTATGCAACAGTTAATCCAAGAGCATTTTCATATCGAGACTTTGATGGAAAAACTAAACCTATAG
- a CDS encoding TonB family protein → MGVVDKGDAMINNNNSGQKKTASWSFLLSQVAKEINWPLLASISAHGVFFNAVLPRIGGDVQAQKIGATPVIELNPIEQTRLPNLDGMGILPPESQTPVSGENVIPLPPPPWETSQSPASNPPAVANNIPLPPPPEAASYDFSPLPPSNTSPSSQYDYQSSSPTPSPSPSPPLPPPPPVTSTTIASLPPEVPVGEYNDIPPPPATNKQQEILDEAKRAEIRRQLFANQPIEIAVNPRDVINNRNIKIDLRNQSALDLAKPEEKLKPTDTSTPTTLEEKVTANNPPMTGLEGDNTSDEVARRNYIAWARRVQNIRPKQLEFTGLYPPQACSGKWEGVASYGVVVNPEGKVSEAELLKSSGYPLLNETALKQIKSHQFENDTGNNTPYLVDVRFTYDSTVCAAANTSEGVGETAKTSEGVGETKKRETPPASEITQSEGEVKNSTSSRENRDNNTPDSAANKPSTDNPPPTKPALKFNPSATQPLKDNLPTIKPNVAVTQPSKDNPPVTLGVESKPKEANTTASDNLTPKAENTENTPTAAGKEKEALQSPPPQAEEETPPPEVPQEEGGNY, encoded by the coding sequence ATGGGAGTAGTAGACAAGGGGGATGCCATGATTAATAATAACAACAGTGGGCAGAAAAAAACAGCAAGCTGGTCATTTTTGCTAAGCCAGGTAGCTAAAGAGATAAATTGGCCCCTTTTGGCTTCTATTTCTGCCCATGGGGTGTTTTTTAATGCGGTTTTGCCCCGAATTGGGGGGGATGTCCAGGCACAAAAAATTGGTGCTACTCCTGTAATAGAACTTAATCCGATAGAACAAACAAGACTCCCCAACCTGGATGGCATGGGGATTTTGCCGCCAGAATCACAAACACCAGTCAGTGGGGAGAATGTCATCCCCCTGCCGCCACCCCCTTGGGAAACTTCACAGTCTCCAGCTTCCAACCCGCCGGCGGTAGCCAACAATATTCCTCTGCCGCCACCCCCCGAGGCGGCTAGCTACGATTTTTCTCCACTTCCTCCCTCCAACACGTCTCCCTCTTCCCAATATGATTATCAGTCTTCCTCCCCCACTCCCTCTCCCTCTCCTTCTCCCCCTCTACCCCCCCCCCCGCCCGTGACTTCAACCACTATAGCCTCCTTACCTCCTGAAGTGCCAGTAGGGGAGTACAATGATATACCTCCTCCCCCTGCCACGAATAAACAACAGGAAATCTTGGACGAAGCCAAAAGGGCGGAAATTAGGAGACAACTATTTGCCAACCAACCCATTGAGATTGCCGTCAATCCCAGGGATGTGATCAATAACCGGAATATTAAAATTGACTTGCGTAATCAGTCTGCCTTAGATTTGGCAAAACCTGAGGAAAAATTAAAACCCACCGACACATCCACTCCCACCACACTGGAGGAAAAAGTCACTGCCAACAACCCCCCCATGACAGGGTTGGAGGGAGACAATACCAGTGATGAGGTGGCTAGGAGAAATTATATTGCCTGGGCAAGACGAGTGCAAAACATTAGGCCAAAACAGTTGGAGTTTACAGGTTTGTATCCGCCTCAAGCCTGTAGTGGCAAGTGGGAGGGAGTCGCCAGTTATGGTGTTGTGGTAAACCCTGAAGGAAAAGTGTCAGAGGCGGAATTGCTAAAAAGTTCGGGTTATCCCCTATTGAATGAAACCGCATTGAAACAAATTAAATCCCATCAGTTTGAGAATGACACTGGTAACAACACCCCTTATCTGGTAGATGTGAGATTCACCTACGATAGCACAGTATGTGCCGCCGCCAACACCTCGGAGGGGGTGGGTGAGACAGCCAAAACCTCGGAGGGGGTGGGTGAGACAAAAAAAAGGGAAACTCCCCCCGCCTCGGAAATAACACAGTCGGAGGGGGAGGTCAAAAATAGTACATCTTCTAGAGAAAACAGGGATAATAACACCCCCGATTCAGCCGCCAATAAGCCGTCAACAGACAATCCCCCCCCTACAAAACCTGCTTTAAAATTCAACCCTTCGGCAACTCAACCCCTAAAGGATAATCTTCCTACTATCAAACCCAATGTAGCAGTTACTCAGCCTTCCAAAGACAATCCCCCCGTCACCCTTGGAGTAGAGTCGAAACCAAAAGAGGCCAACACAACAGCTTCAGACAATCTCACCCCCAAGGCGGAAAATACTGAAAACACCCCCACTGCCGCCGGGAAAGAAAAAGAGGCATTACAGTCTCCCCCACCCCAAGCGGAAGAAGAAACACCACCCCCAGAAGTGCCACAGGAAGAGGGTGGCAACTACTAG
- a CDS encoding extracellular solute-binding protein: MSLPRREFLKFLATTTEAISLISLLSACDSENVSELNIAFLAKSLPPQLLASLKKNPSLKTVKLKPEASLEVLYQLLVAREDKDNKSPSPHLVSLGDYWLTLAIDKNLIHSLALSSLPQWQQIPPKFQQLVTRDNKIWGAPYRWGCTMIAYRQDLFQSLGWQPSHWQDLWHEDLKGRISLPNHPREVIGLVLKKLGYSYNTPNPQSIPSLIEQLQTLHQQVKFYDSRNYLQPLILGDTWLAVGWSSDIVPVVQRYHKIKAVIPSPGTSLWADVWVLPSIANLTPAQKEMIYQWVDFCWQPEASKQISLFTSGYSPLLTHIPPDVVIPPPTPAILDNSEFISPSLSPAYRQIWQSLFY, translated from the coding sequence ATGTCATTACCACGGAGGGAATTCTTAAAATTCTTGGCCACCACGACAGAGGCAATCAGTTTGATTAGTCTGTTATCAGCCTGTGACAGTGAGAATGTCTCAGAATTAAACATCGCCTTTTTAGCAAAATCCCTCCCCCCCCAACTACTTGCCAGCCTAAAGAAAAATCCCAGTCTCAAAACAGTCAAACTAAAACCAGAAGCCAGTCTGGAAGTACTATATCAACTCCTGGTTGCCCGAGAGGACAAAGATAATAAATCCCCCTCTCCACACCTGGTTTCTTTGGGGGATTACTGGCTAACACTGGCTATTGACAAGAATTTAATTCACTCTCTGGCATTATCATCTCTTCCTCAATGGCAACAAATACCCCCTAAATTCCAACAGCTGGTGACGAGAGACAACAAAATATGGGGTGCACCCTATCGCTGGGGGTGTACTATGATTGCTTACCGTCAGGATTTGTTCCAATCCCTTGGCTGGCAACCCTCCCACTGGCAAGACTTGTGGCATGAGGATTTAAAAGGGCGTATCTCTCTCCCCAACCACCCCAGAGAAGTTATTGGCTTGGTGTTGAAAAAATTAGGATACTCCTACAATACCCCTAATCCCCAATCCATCCCTAGTCTCATTGAACAATTACAAACTCTCCATCAACAGGTTAAATTCTATGATTCCCGTAACTACCTCCAACCGCTAATTCTTGGCGACACCTGGTTGGCAGTAGGATGGTCTAGTGACATTGTACCAGTGGTTCAACGCTATCATAAAATCAAGGCTGTTATACCCTCCCCCGGCACCTCCCTTTGGGCAGACGTTTGGGTTTTACCCTCTATAGCTAATCTCACACCCGCCCAGAAGGAGATGATTTACCAGTGGGTAGACTTTTGCTGGCAACCAGAGGCTAGCAAACAAATTAGCCTGTTTACCAGTGGCTATTCCCCTCTTCTAACACATATCCCCCCTGATGTTGTCATCCCACCCCCCACTCCCGCCATCCTAGACAACAGTGAATTTATATCCCCCTCTCTCTCCCCAGCCTACCGTCAAATATGGCAGTCTCTTTTCTATTGA
- the hisB gene encoding imidazoleglycerol-phosphate dehydratase HisB, with protein MDSHSASRLTETPTNTVASLEKKEPVNPPPRVATVHRVTKETEVLVTVNLDGTGLCDISTPIPFLNHMLQQVASHGLVDLQIQATGDTHIDDHHTNEDIGITLGQAIAKAVGDKKGINRFGHFVAPLDEALIQVVLDFSGRPHLSYGLQIPTERVGSYDTQLVREFFVAFVNNSFITLHIRQLDGINSHHIIEATFKAFARSLRQALERDCRRLQEIPSSKGVL; from the coding sequence ATGGATTCTCACTCGGCTAGTAGACTGACAGAAACACCTACTAACACTGTAGCATCACTAGAGAAGAAAGAGCCTGTTAATCCTCCGCCGCGGGTTGCCACGGTGCACCGGGTTACAAAGGAAACTGAGGTTCTGGTAACGGTAAACCTAGACGGCACAGGCCTTTGTGACATTTCAACCCCCATACCCTTCCTGAACCACATGCTACAACAGGTTGCCTCCCATGGGCTTGTGGACTTGCAAATCCAAGCCACTGGTGATACCCACATCGATGATCATCACACAAATGAAGATATAGGTATTACATTGGGACAGGCCATAGCCAAGGCGGTAGGGGACAAAAAGGGGATAAATCGTTTTGGTCATTTCGTCGCGCCTTTAGATGAGGCTTTGATTCAGGTGGTATTGGATTTCTCAGGAAGGCCCCACTTGAGTTATGGCCTACAAATCCCTACGGAAAGGGTAGGGAGTTATGATACCCAGTTGGTGAGGGAGTTTTTTGTAGCCTTTGTAAATAACAGCTTTATTACTTTACACATTCGGCAATTGGATGGGATTAACTCCCACCATATAATCGAGGCAACTTTTAAGGCTTTTGCAAGATCCTTGCGTCAGGCCCTAGAAAGAGACTGTCGTCGTTTACAAGAAATTCCCAGTAGTAAGGGGGTATTGTAG
- a CDS encoding response regulator, with protein MNSSGVFKRALQSLQTKQFTGRIDVKRANGIQWRVYFCLSRLVWADGGYHPISQWEKLFKKYCPDIDPRLLEVEKHQEFECWNYHLLVFLLKRFLITKEQALSIIKSNILQTIFDIYQAETEEKLSYEIVKVRESFPEESGLKNIISLLTIQSIVEELEKEWQLWQKQGITRYNPHKAPIVKNPILLQGAFQGKEKTYKKLVSLLNGKSTLIEIAEKLNLTVFKLIVWLKPFLEKDLIALVETEDKPTKFGAKAVTNSGKKVDKTTSQILIMCIDDSIQTCQIMEHIITEAGYQYVAVRDPLKALPEILKHKPDLIFLDLIMPIVNGYEICSQIRRIRALKDIPVIILTSNDGMFDRLRSKIVGASSFLSKPIDQEKVLAKIRYFLRRSPTNIDIEELLSVDTETEK; from the coding sequence ATGAACAGTTCAGGAGTATTCAAAAGGGCACTCCAATCCTTACAAACTAAACAATTCACAGGGAGAATTGACGTCAAGAGGGCAAATGGGATTCAGTGGCGGGTATATTTTTGTCTCAGTCGTCTAGTATGGGCAGATGGTGGTTATCATCCCATTAGTCAGTGGGAGAAATTGTTCAAGAAATACTGTCCCGACATAGATCCTAGACTATTAGAAGTAGAAAAACACCAGGAATTCGAGTGTTGGAATTACCATTTGTTGGTATTTTTATTGAAGCGATTTTTGATTACCAAAGAGCAGGCATTATCTATAATTAAATCCAACATACTCCAAACTATATTTGATATTTATCAGGCGGAAACAGAAGAAAAACTAAGCTATGAAATAGTTAAGGTAAGGGAATCTTTCCCCGAAGAATCTGGGCTGAAAAACATCATCTCCCTACTAACTATTCAGTCCATTGTGGAAGAGCTAGAAAAGGAATGGCAACTGTGGCAAAAACAAGGTATTACCCGTTATAATCCCCATAAAGCCCCCATTGTCAAGAATCCTATCCTGCTGCAAGGCGCATTTCAGGGTAAGGAAAAAACCTACAAAAAGTTGGTATCTCTGCTCAACGGGAAATCCACCCTAATAGAAATAGCTGAAAAATTAAATCTCACAGTATTCAAACTAATTGTATGGCTGAAACCCTTTTTAGAAAAGGATTTAATCGCCCTGGTGGAAACAGAGGATAAACCTACAAAGTTTGGGGCAAAGGCTGTCACGAATAGCGGAAAAAAAGTCGATAAAACCACCTCGCAAATCCTCATTATGTGCATTGATGACAGCATACAAACTTGTCAAATAATGGAGCATATTATCACCGAGGCAGGCTACCAATATGTAGCTGTTAGAGATCCCTTAAAAGCCCTTCCTGAGATCTTGAAACATAAGCCAGACTTGATTTTTTTAGACTTAATAATGCCTATAGTCAATGGTTATGAAATATGTTCTCAGATACGTAGAATCCGAGCCCTGAAAGACATACCTGTGATTATTTTAACTAGTAATGATGGCATGTTCGACAGACTTAGAAGCAAAATTGTTGGGGCTAGTAGCTTTTTAAGTAAACCTATTGACCAAGAAAAAGTTCTGGCTAAAATTAGATACTTCCTCCGTCGCAGCCCAACTAATATTGACATAGAAGAGCTATTGTCTGTGGATACAGAAACGGAAAAGTAG
- a CDS encoding DUF2232 domain-containing protein — MTDSKSPFSAEEDYQWLDEDEGERGENQTPPANSPTSSPGGKKHYQYRQETISLVESAFLASTASIIWLIDYYFRFGPFLRVLFPLPIALVYLRRGKRAAIITTIVSGLLLTILMGPPRSIIYIIPYGLMGIQLGYMWRLGANWYMSVLAASILGSFGFFFRFWLFSILLGEDLWVYVISQITNLADWLFLKLGIIARPSFFLIQLLAIAVVLLNNIIYCLTVHLVALLMFDRLHTPIPRPPKWLQVILDYE; from the coding sequence TTGACTGACTCCAAGTCTCCCTTTTCTGCAGAAGAAGATTACCAGTGGTTAGATGAAGACGAGGGGGAAAGGGGAGAAAACCAAACTCCTCCGGCTAATTCCCCCACTTCATCCCCCGGCGGTAAGAAACACTACCAGTATAGACAGGAAACCATCTCCCTGGTGGAAAGTGCTTTTTTGGCAAGCACTGCTAGTATCATTTGGCTCATAGATTATTATTTCCGTTTTGGCCCCTTTTTGCGTGTATTATTCCCCCTCCCCATTGCCCTAGTTTACCTGAGACGGGGAAAAAGAGCTGCTATAATCACCACCATCGTTTCGGGACTATTGCTAACCATCCTTATGGGGCCTCCCCGCAGTATCATCTATATTATCCCCTATGGCCTGATGGGAATACAGCTGGGATACATGTGGCGTCTTGGGGCTAACTGGTATATGTCTGTACTTGCAGCCAGCATTCTGGGCAGTTTCGGCTTTTTCTTCCGTTTTTGGCTGTTTTCCATCCTCCTGGGCGAAGATTTGTGGGTTTACGTCATCAGTCAAATTACTAACCTGGCAGATTGGCTCTTTTTAAAACTGGGAATAATTGCCCGCCCTAGCTTTTTCCTAATCCAACTATTGGCCATAGCTGTGGTATTGTTGAATAATATCATCTACTGTCTGACTGTACATCTGGTGGCCCTATTAATGTTCGATCGTCTTCATACCCCTATCCCTCGCCCACCAAAATGGCTACAAGTAATCCTGGACTACGAATAG
- a CDS encoding TIGR00303 family protein: MTLDDIKIYTETERGRRWLEKYQNRKPIFTCTFAFTATASIEGISNAGNTPSSRRFTALADAEFLAKGIQPHPVFPLPPLSAGVSPTLISRAVVEKWDLPLYLFNAGLPYPPSVSMIDLGGKTADCVSTGKALPLSVVEHLHQQGLKWGTILAEKAFPHQYLLLAECVVAGTTTALAVLTALRIPAYGMVNSSHPVCNHQQKWQIVCQGLSKTGGHLNTPLEIIAAVGDPMQVVVASIALAASQKVGVMLAGGTQMLAVFALVKALAHHYDYPLPLDNIIVATTRWVAEDYTGNTVALAENVGDVSLCATQLDFTNSSWECLRAYERGFVKEGVGAGGSAVAAHLLGVDKHQLRGMVEVMVSRFLLQTVSQC; this comes from the coding sequence ATGACACTGGATGATATTAAAATCTACACGGAAACAGAAAGGGGAAGAAGATGGCTAGAAAAATACCAAAACCGTAAACCTATTTTCACCTGCACTTTTGCCTTCACCGCCACCGCCAGCATTGAGGGCATTTCCAATGCCGGTAATACCCCCTCTTCCCGTCGTTTTACCGCCCTAGCAGATGCGGAATTCCTGGCTAAGGGCATTCAACCCCACCCCGTATTTCCCCTACCACCCCTTTCTGCAGGTGTCTCCCCCACCCTTATCAGTCGCGCCGTGGTAGAAAAATGGGATTTGCCTCTATATCTGTTTAATGCCGGTTTACCCTATCCCCCCTCCGTCTCCATGATAGACTTGGGCGGCAAGACGGCTGATTGTGTCTCCACGGGTAAGGCTTTGCCTCTGTCTGTGGTAGAACATCTCCATCAACAGGGGCTAAAATGGGGTACAATTCTGGCAGAAAAGGCTTTCCCCCACCAGTATCTCTTGTTGGCTGAGTGCGTTGTGGCTGGCACTACCACCGCCTTGGCCGTCCTAACGGCTTTACGAATCCCCGCCTATGGTATGGTAAACAGTAGTCACCCCGTCTGCAATCACCAACAAAAATGGCAAATCGTCTGTCAGGGATTAAGCAAGACAGGGGGCCATCTTAACACTCCCCTGGAGATTATAGCCGCTGTTGGGGATCCAATGCAAGTGGTGGTTGCCTCTATCGCCCTTGCCGCCAGTCAGAAAGTGGGAGTTATGTTGGCCGGGGGCACCCAGATGTTGGCTGTTTTTGCCCTTGTAAAAGCCCTAGCGCACCACTATGACTACCCCCTCCCTTTAGACAATATCATCGTTGCCACCACCCGTTGGGTAGCAGAGGATTACACAGGCAATACGGTGGCTTTGGCAGAAAATGTGGGGGATGTCTCCCTCTGTGCCACCCAACTGGATTTTACTAACTCTTCCTGGGAATGTCTACGCGCCTACGAGAGGGGTTTTGTTAAAGAGGGGGTTGGGGCTGGTGGGAGTGCTGTTGCCGCCCATCTTCTAGGTGTGGACAAACACCAGTTACGAGGGATGGTGGAAGTTATGGTTTCCCGTTTCCTTCTCCAAACGGTGTCGCAATGTTAG
- a CDS encoding 50S ribosomal protein L32 — translation MAVPKKKTSKAKRDSRRAHWYRKAEIQAIKALALGKSVLTGKSNSFVYPTKEEEESEEEKEE, via the coding sequence ATGGCAGTACCAAAAAAGAAAACCTCAAAAGCAAAAAGAGATTCCCGTCGCGCCCACTGGTATAGAAAAGCAGAAATCCAGGCAATAAAGGCCCTTGCGTTGGGCAAGTCTGTTTTGACAGGTAAATCCAATAGCTTTGTCTACCCCACTAAAGAGGAAGAAGAAAGCGAAGAAGAAAAAGAAGAATAG
- a CDS encoding 4a-hydroxytetrahydrobiopterin dehydratase — MTLNEMEVRQRLVDFPGWITNGQCISTTYKFKDFVQAIDFVNRLVAPAEKAGHHPDLEISYNRVTVRLTTHDAGGITEKDFDLAKEIVRIAKQFQ; from the coding sequence ATGACTCTAAATGAGATGGAGGTAAGACAAAGACTGGTAGACTTTCCGGGTTGGATCACCAATGGGCAGTGTATTAGTACTACCTACAAGTTTAAGGACTTTGTGCAGGCAATAGACTTTGTGAATCGGCTAGTGGCGCCGGCGGAAAAGGCTGGACATCATCCGGATTTAGAGATTTCCTATAACAGGGTTACAGTCCGTTTAACTACTCACGATGCCGGGGGTATTACAGAAAAAGATTTTGATTTGGCAAAGGAAATTGTTAGAATAGCCAAACAGTTTCAATAG